Proteins co-encoded in one Hyla sarda isolate aHylSar1 chromosome 4, aHylSar1.hap1, whole genome shotgun sequence genomic window:
- the FEZF1 gene encoding fez family zinc finger protein 1 produces the protein MHNSLQHRGTKVFPAREHLPSRVDMISSSKPLAFSIERIMSRTPEPKCLPVSSFLQASAHKGDQKQALHLNSSSIPCMIPFVPVTYEHCPKLGITGAELRKSQQDSAPSFSCNDLLNCAVTLKGDFPPLQQYKLVRPRVVNHSSFHAMGAALCYFNRGDAPCHPAASLNIHPVASYFLGSPLHQTQKSYLAERNKLIVPAVEKYPSGVTFKDLSHAQFQHYMKESAQTLSDKIAYKSASKFNSASPSNKPKVFTCEVCGKVFNAHYNLTRHMPVHTGARPFVCKICGKGFRQASTLCRHKIIHTQEKPHKCNQCGKAFNRSSTLNTHTRIHAGYKPFVCEFCGKGFHQKGNYKNHKLTHSGEKQFKCNICNKAFHQVYNLTFHMHTHNDKKPFTCPTCGKGFCRNFDLKKHVRKLHDTNAGGAPSGQEELLPPSRDQPPRNQSPDLQKGIY, from the exons ATGCACAATAGTTTACAGCACAGAGGAACTAAAGTCTTTCCAGCCAGAGAACATCTCCCCAGCAGAGTCGACATGATCAGTAGCTCCAAACCACTAGCTTTCTCTATTGAGAGGATAATGTCAAGGACTCCAGAACCCAAATGTCTCCCGGTGTCAAGTTTTTTGCAGGCTTCTGCGCACAAGGGGGATCAGAAACAAGCACTTCACCTCAACTCCTCATCCATTCCCTGCATGATCCCATTTGTACCCGTCACTTATGAACATTGTCCTAAACTGGGGATCACTGGTGCTGAGCTGCGGAAAAGCCAGCAGGACTCAGCGCCGTCCTTCAGCTGCAATGATCTGCTAAACTGTGCGGTGACTTTAAAAGGAGACTTCCCCCCTTTACAGCAGTACAAACTTGTCCGACCCCGAGTGGTCAATCACTCTTCTTTCCATGCCATGGGCGCAGCTCTGTGTTACTTCAACAGAGGAgatgccccctgccaccctgctGCCAGTCTAAACATCCACCCAGTGGCCTCCTATTTCCTGGGCTCCCCCCTGCACCAAACCCAGAAATCCTACCTGGCAGAAAGGAACAAACTCATTGTCCCAGCCGTAGAGAAGTATCCTTCAGGGGTCACCTTCAAAGACCTGTCCCACGCCCAGTTCCAGCACTACATGAAGGAGAGCGCCCAAACCCTGTCCGACAAGATCGCTTACAAATCGGCCAGCAAGTTCAACAGCGCTTCTCCCAGCAACAAGCCCAAAGTGTTCACCTGCGAAGTGTGTGGCAAG GTCTTCAACGCACATTACAATTTAACCCGACACATGCCAGTGCACACAGGCGCCAGACCATTCGTCTGCAAGATTTGTGGCAAAGGATTTCGCCAAGCCAGTACCCTGTGCCGACATAAGATCATCCACACACAG GAAAAGCCGCATAAATGTAACCAGTGCGGGAAGGCGTTTAACAGGAGCTCCACGCTGAACACGCACACCCGCATCCATGCCGGGTACAAGCCTTTCGTGTGTGAATTCTGTGGAAAGGGCTTTCACCAGAAAG GGAATTACAAGAACCACAAGCTCACTCACAGCGGGGAGAAACAGTTCAAGTGCAATATCTGTAACAAGGCGTTTCACCAGGTCTACAACCTGACCTTCCACATGCACACCCACAACGACAAGAAGCCCTTCACCTGCCCCACCTGCGGCAAGGGCTTCTGCAGGAACTTCGACTTAAAGAAACACGTGCGGAAACTGCATGATACCAATGCTGGGGGGGCACCCTCTGGGCAGGAAGAACTCTTGCCACCATCTAGGGATCAGCCCCCCAGGAACCAGAGCCCAGACCTGCAAAAGGGTATTTACTGA